GGTTCAGACTTGGCCCAATCGCATCTCTATTGCTGAAGATGGGCTTAgctagaattttattttttattttattttttatgccaaaCAAGAGGTTTAAGAAAAAGGgctatatttatttttagagaaatgttaggagtcaataaattttttatattttgtctatatttttttacaaattcaatagattaatcattaaatttgtgaagttCACTATTAACTTATGTGAGGTCTACACACTAATAGATTACCCTAGGAATATTCCTAGgattacgaaaaaaaaaaaaaaaaaaaggaaacaaaattgAAGAGAGACATAAGCCAtattgtttttgcttttctattCATACTTGTTTtccaaaaaagcaaaagaaaaaaacaaaatagaagagAGTCAAGAGTCAAGAGAGACATAATTAAgccatattttgtttttgtttttctttccatatttgtttgaaaataaaaaataaaataaaaaaccaaaatagaagtattgtttttgcttttgtttccatatatatgtacatgttTTCGTCATTACATCGTACAACTATAGGTTGTCATGCGATGTAGTCGGCAACCCGaggacaaaaaacaaacaataaatagTAAGAAATTAGTGGCTGAGAAGTGAGGAGGGTGAgggcaaacaaacaaacaataaaatagTGAGAAATACGTGGCTGAGAATTACGTGACGACTGTGGCATCTTTCGGTATCGTTGAAGCCCCACATAATCTACTCAATGAAGCCCACGTGATCGATCTGATGTCCCAAAGGAACACCATATTTGGTCCCAAATGACCAACGGTCATGCGCTATCCCACTTGTCGTGTTTTGCTTCTTGTCCCCCATTCATTCACTGCAAcgctttcaacttttttttggtttttaccAGATATTTCTCTGCAGGCTGCAGCTAGCAGCACGAATAAACAACAACGTACTCAACATAAAGTAGAAAGATATATAGAGAACTGGCTACTGGCTATGTAGGTTACTATATTAAACTTTTTCTACAAAGATCCAAGAATCTAACGAgttttacaaacaaatttttttgtaaagttttaCGAACAAAACCTTTATTTTCTAAGGCAACCTCAAACCGGCGGCCATGAAATATCAGTAGGATTAATGGCATGCACGTCTCAACTTTCACACCTGTCCACGTACAAGCGATCACGTGGACCAACAAGAACAATACATTAAGTGTAAACAAGTCCATAAGAAATGCTAAgagttaattttttgtttagttttgtaAAAGcgaatttttttccttcaaatgaattagataatatttaattagttatagtgaatagatatttttattttttgaggagacaaaaatatctctttattataactattcatttaaaattaaaaagattctataattaatttattaaatttgtatatataaaaaaataattatactaaatataaaaaacttattaacACCTAACATTCTCAAATAAATGGGAGGCGGGGAGGGGGAGGAAATACTATTGGATGTCAAAACACGTAAAAGAGATCACATCTAATAATTTGCTTGCCAGTCAGGTAAATGTCAGAAGTTAAAACCAtgcaaatttattaattaattaaaacagcTCCTCCACTTCATGATGACTAGCTTACTAGCTAGTAAAAGTAAATACAATATCCTTcaaattcatatgatcataagAGAAACCTTGAGAGCCCTACTTTGTCCCCGGTAGCCTCAACATCCTTCCGGACTTGCTGTTGATACTCTCTGAAACTGAAGTGTTTGTACACACCCGGCAGCAGCCTCTTTGTACTGCAGCAGCTTTGTATCACCGCGTCATTGGAGGGGCAGTAGAAATACGCCACAGAAAACCTTTCAATCTCTTCACTGGAAACCACTCGGTGTTTGATGCTCTTGAAGCTATCATTGCTCAACGCCTGCGTCATGAGATGATCAGGATAATTTGGCAACCGAATATGCTCTCGATCTCTCAACATggatctttatatatatttatatatatatatacaaatacaaaCAAAGGTATGTACCAAATGATCCATCTTTGCATTTAAATATTCCAACCATGCTGTCTTGTTCTTGAGCCTATTCGGTATCTGGCCTGTATCATCCTATTCCTGTCACATCactcttgtccattttttaTAAGAGGAAAAGTATGACATCACTAAAAATGTAGTACTGGTTTAATTTCCTCCCATGATTTTCCCTTGgattatctttctttttaataaaattatttccttaattgaccaaaaacatataaaaaaagaaaatgagaataaaaCTTAAGCAtgattaatatacataattaagaTTATGTTACCTGAAATAAGTCACCAATATTGATAACTAAAGCTTGTGGATTTGGTTTGACACGAAACCATTTTCCATCTTTCAACAATTGCAATCCTCCAACGTGGTCTTGATGCAAAATTGTAAGGAAACTGCTGTCGGTGTGAGGCATAAAGCCAAAGGCCTTGGAGGGAAATGGACAGGGAGGATATCTGTTCAGTCGAAGATAGCTGGTGTTTGGCGGGCAGTTCTCTTGGAAATATGTAGATTTGATGCCTAAAATTTGGGATAGAATTTCAGCTAAGCTTTGAGCCAGAGAGCCAGCTACTGTCACGAATGCTTCAATGGCCGATctgtagaaagaaagaaaaaaagaaaaaatagatatatatatatatatataaaaagacgAGGAATAATTTTTGTGTGAATATATGATCGTAATATTGAAGAAATCAACTCTTACACTTGCCTAGTACTTGACCCAGAAAATGGGAAATGGAACCAATTTCTGATACCTTAGTTATtactaaatataaaaagtgTCGTGCTGTCATAGGGCCTATATACTACGTACCCTTTGTTCATTTATGTCATTCTTGAAGGTCATCTTGCGGTCTTTATGAGATCCAGGACTATGCTGCTGCTGCATAACTTATTCTATAATTATCGTAGAAttccattttatatataaatttcctgagatttatatttatattttatgaatttatttagTAAATATATTCACCCAGCAAGTTACGTGATAGGACGTGGACGTGGACGTGGACGTGAGTTTTGGATGCTAATGCTAGCGTCACTTTAGTTTGAATTAACGGCTAACTATTAtttttgcttcctttttctGATTTGATTTGTGTGAGACATTTGAGGCAATAAAAGGGGTGGATGAAGGTGCGAAAGCATAGTTTTCATGACATTTGAGGCAGTTAAAGGGGATTTGTGCGGTTGCAGGGTTCCATTCAACTAAAAAGTGGGATAATAATTTATGGTATGGATATTCTTATCTTttcgagtatatatataattggccACTTGACCAGATTTCAAAgatatttattttcttggacCACAAAACATGTTATAGTACATTTGTCTGTATCAGTTGTAGCCTGTAGGAATAAGCTCACAAACAAAAGGATTTATGtttatgaagaaaacaaaatccgATCCTGTTTGAGATATTTGCTCATGTCTCCCTGTTTTTCGGTAGGTGTAGGACACATGCATGAACAAACGAAAATTTCAAGGATAGATATGGCCCTCTCTTTAACACCACAATATTTCAACACCTTTAATTTTTCATCTCTAGCTAGCATATAGCTCCTTATTTGAGAATTCTAGGCATCATCCATATGAGTCGCCTTCAAGCTAGCGTATGCAGCTGAGAAGAGTGAGTCTGATCCTTTTAAgcatctctccctctcctctgATGCACGAGAATTGGCAAATAATGAATTAATGGCGTTGAAATATCTAGTGACCTACGTTTCACGAGGTGTGGTTCCTAATCAACTGAGTTACCACTTAGGGACTCAGTAAACTTTGGTAAGAATGAGCATAAGACCATAATCTACAATGTTCTTTTTCGGTGCGCGATTTGGCCACCGAGCTATGCTCGTCAAGCACCATTTTTGGGTTCAAAATCTACATTTTCCCTCCTaatcaccttttctttttcttttttttttttccttttaaaaaatattttttctcattttagtaGAGATTTTATTAATAGATATTGCCAGATTTTTAGCAGAATCCTTATTTTGATTTGCAGTTTGATTTTATGTAAAATTCAGTTTTCCTCAATTATTT
This genomic interval from Corylus avellana chromosome ca3, CavTom2PMs-1.0 contains the following:
- the LOC132173620 gene encoding gibberellin 2-beta-dioxygenase 8-like isoform X1 is translated as MDQEPPLQQTYKTLLHNSSLGEPKKENIFMAEECDLPLIDLSQLNAQRDKCIKLIAQAAREWGFFQVLNHGISQEVLKILKDEQMKVFHLPFQKKIEDNFLNLSANSYRWGNSKATSLKQVLWSEALHLSLADISRMDECKSTLRSAIEAFVTVAGSLAQSLAEILSQILGIKSTYFQENCPPNTSYLRLNRYPPCPFPSKAFGFMPHTDSSFLTILHQDHVGGLQLLKDGKWFRVKPNPQALVINIGDLFQALSNDSFKSIKHRVVSSEEIERFSVAYFYCPSNDAVIQSCCSTKRLLPGVYKHFSFREYQQQVRKDVEATGDKVGLSRFLL